GCTCTCGGAAAGAATGGGGCGTAAAATTGCTTGTTTTTCCTCCCGTGCAGTGTCGAATTAACTTTGGTGTGGATGAGTTTGTATTCCATCCGTACCGAGATGTGAAAGTTGAGGCCTCGCGGTTGTTAAACCATGACTGGTTGTCCCTGTTTATTAGACGCGGGTCATGCGACCGAGATTAAAGTAACAGGGGAGGGGAAGTACACTGCAAAATTGACACTGTAGGGCTCTTGATTTATAGAAGGGTATTACACAGTTCCAAAACAAGGTTCACAGTGCAAGCCCCTGGCAGTGGCTTGGCTCGATAAGGCCATGTCAACAGACCCCATGCAAAATCCACATCTGCAAATAAAACCAATGTCACTTTgaagctatttttatatgCAGCACTACAAGTATtccatctttctttttttgccGTCTAAACTAAGCTGTGGGTGGTCGGATCATCTCCTCTCTCTCGTTTGGGGATCGTCATCCACTTCCCGGTTTAACTTGTTGGTCTTGGTATCTTTGACTTCCATGACTTGATTGAATCTTGACTTTCCTTGCCTTGATGCTTGAATCTCACTCGTTTTTCCTTCTCCCCTCTCTCGCTCTCATTCTCCTCTCCTTAACCAACATCTCTTGATTTCCTAAACCTATTTCCTTTTTGTCCCTCCACCTTAGTACTCATCTACATATTATTATCCTTTTCATTCTTTCTTGTCTCAAACCCTTCAACTTTAGAACTAATCAATCATCACCCCCCCTTTGTTTTGGAGGCCACTTCATTCAAACCCGCGCTTAATTTTGGGTAATATTCTCGTCATCCCGGCCGCGACCGCTTATTATTACCGCCGTCTGGGGTTGCAAAATCTTGTTTACCTCTAGATAAGAGCACTATAGCATTGCTTGTTATTATTCTCTTCAACCTGCCTATCCAACCCCCAGTCTATCGTTGATCGATTGAATTCTTCGAACCGCTCTTAACAGCACATCAAAACAACCTTCAACATTCGCTTCATACCCTCGCTTTTTATCCCTTTTTCGATCCCGAATTGCTTTAGTACGACTTCATTTGGCCCGGTTATTTGGTAATCGACTCCTACCCCGGCAATCTTGAAACAGCTCTACTCCTTCTCGCCCATAACAACGGTTACCGCCAAATCGACAAAGGCAAGCCAAGCACGGCATTGTCGAACAAAAACAGAAGCGAGTCCACCTTGAACAGTAACCGACCATATCACAAGCCACGACCCAGTACCAAGCCGATTCATACCCCAAATACCTGTACAAACCAATCACTGCAACACGAGAATTGCATTCTTGAGGGCCCTCGGGCAATTCGACACTCCCCTCTTGTTCAGTCCTTTTCTGCTCCACCGAGCGATGCGACAATGATTCGCACTCTTGATATCAACAGCGTTCTGCCCAGTCCCGACTCTCCACCAGGAATGACCACCTCAAAGAGCTCAAAGACCTCATCTTTCCAATCTTATGACAGCGACGATGCTAGTGTCATGGCTGACATTGGCCATTTCGAAGAGATTGGTCTTGACGACGATAGCGTCACCCTCAAAAGCCCATCAAAAGTCGACGTTCGCCCTAGTCTCCCCAAGGCTCACTCAAGTCGATCTCTCGTAGCTGGCAAGACCGCTTCCAAAGCTCGACCGCCCTTCCCAACTCTCGAGACGAACGTATACACCTCCAACCCACGAAGCACCAATCTGAGCGCATTGACGGAGCCCCTTTCTGCTACGCGCCCAAAGACCTTGACCAGCCCGTCCTCTGCCTCTCTCACATTCAATCGACGCCGGAGCCCGAGTCCTGCATCCTCACTCAACCCGAGGGATCCGAGAGACCCCAGTTTCCCTTCAAAGCCCCGTCGAAGCAGCTGGCAGACCGCCCGTGAACGCAAATCTTTTACTGATCTCGAGCGAGAATGTGATGAGGATGACGGTGACGATATTCCCGATGGCATGTTTCTGGATAACGTGCCGCTATCCCCTCGACCTATGCAGGAGCGAACTCCCAGCAGGCCACCGTCCACATCGCCCTCCCCGAATCGATCCAAGGAACGGGTTCGAAGTGTCGGAAACGGAACACCTGCTGTAGCACAAGCTTCGGGCTCTCTTCGTTCCCCAACCTGGAAGACCGATACCCCTCGCAGTCCCGCCCAGACACGAGCGCAGAGCTGGAACGCAGCATTGGCGGAACTGAATGCCGAAGCCAAAACTCTGACCGAAAAGCTCGAAGAGCACGCTGATGAGATGGTTGAACAACACATCAAGCGCCCCGCGAACCAACGTCCCAATACTTGGAATGCATCTCGACGTTCTGCCGACATGTACGAGAAGAAGCAGCGCGTCAAGTCAACGCCTGAGCTGCCACCTCTTCGCAAAACCAACATCATGATTGACCCTCTTCCTGTTTCCAAGGAAAAAGAAGCTGTCTTGAGCCGTACGCGCCCATCATGGTTGCCGCCCAAGGATCCCGCCGAGGAACGTCGACACTTGAAGGAATATCAGAAAATGATGGCAGCCAGTGCAAAGGCTGAAGAGCGACGCGAAGCCTCCCGAAGAGCCAAGATCGAAGGACGAGACAGCACGGCCGACAATCTGATGCAAATTTGGGAGAGGGACGTTATTCCGCGATGGAACGAGGCCATCCGAGAGCGTAGGACAAGAGAACTCTGGTGGAAGGGCATCGCGCCCCGTAGCCGAGGTGTCATATGGGGTCGAGCGATCGGTAACGAACTCGGTCTTTCAGAAACATCGTTCAAAGCAGCTCTTGCGAGAGCCCAAGAAATCGAGGCCAGAGTCAAGGACGACAAGGGTGACGCGGAGGATGCCAGAAGGGCAAGGTGGTTTCAAGAAATTCGAAAAGATGCCTCGGACAACACATGGCCGGATCTCCGGATCTTCGATGTCGAGGGGCCTTTGCACCAAAGTCTCGTCGACGTGCTGAGTGCTTATGCCATGTACAGGAGTGATATTGGTTATGTTCGGGGTTGCAATGTAAGTATACCCTCAGCCACCTTGTGCTACCTGAAATACTAACCAAGTCCGTCAGACAATTGCTGCCCTGCTGCTCCTCAACCTACCCGATGTCCCGTCCGCATTCGTCGCACTCGCCAATGTGCTCAACCGCCCGTTACCTCTGTCCTTTTACACTGGCGACCCAGGCGCACAAGCTTCCGCATTCAACCTTGCCATGCAGACGCTGTCTATCAAGTCAGCGCCTCTGCACGCGCACCTTACCAAAAAGATCCCAACTGCCGAACTCGAACAATCCTTGTCGGGAATTCTGACAGCCGTATTCACACAACATCTGGCCATTGACGAAGCCGCCCGGCTATGGGATGTGTACGTCTTTGAGGGCGATGCTCTCTTGATTCGAGCTACCGTGGCGCTTCTTCTCAGCCGAGAGATGACGCTACTCGGCGCCAAAACGGCTGAAGAAGTCAAGACAATCCTTAACGAAAGAAATGCCAAGGTCTCTGCCGCCAGAGTTGCTGGCGAAGTGGGTGCCGAGGACAAATTTATGATGTCAGTCCGTGAGGCAGGAAAAGCTTAGGCGTTTGTAATGGGCCACCATTTTGGAAAGgctcttggtcttggggctTGCTTGGTTCTCAAGCCGTACATATGGTATAGATGGGGAACATATTGGCTCCATTTTCATGGCGTTTATTACACGGACTTGGGATCTTGGATGGGATGCTTATGAAATATTTGGAGAGGTTATAGAGCGGTGTTTTTATCTTCGTAATTGCCGTTGACCATAATTGGGCAACGAGATTTTGAATCAATACATTTTGATGATCAGACGTGTTATTATGAATTGGTACATGTTGAATTgagataagaaaaaaatatacTTGAGTACGCATTCGATTCAGATCTCAAAGTACCGAGACATGGTGGTGTTGCACCAACGGATCACCAGTTGTGCAGCGGTTTTACCATTGGCAAACCCGACCTAAACACTTTCATGACATTGGCCCAATTGAATATCAGATAAAGCCGCAGCACGTCGTGGAACTTGTAATGGAGACACGAACAAGTAGATACAGAGCTGGACACTGTTGAAGTCTGGTTCATACCTATATCAGAAAACTCAGTCATGGTGCAGGGTAAGAAAAATATGGTGTTTCAGCCTTGTATCAGCAAACAAAGCAAAACTATGAGCTAGACGACAATGCTTTTCGATGAAACGAAGCCTCTGTTTATGacggctgcttcttcctGTTTCATCTCTTTTTATCCCTCATCAAGCGCGTTTGGTAGCGCGTCAATATTAGTCTCAGAGGCTAACAGAGCATCAGCATTCGCGTTTGACAACAGAATGCCGTTGCCCCTTCGGACAAGAAATCTGTCGAAAAGTTTGTCTAAATAGTAGATACATTCCAAAACAAACATGTCGTGACAATGTGGGAGGTGACTACCCGTATCCCAGCCCAGTTAGTCCTACCTGGGAAAAGACCAGCCTCCAAGGTGACACGAATGAAATGCCACGTGATCACCGCCAACTTTTGACCCCTCACCACGTACCGCGCAAACAACGAGAGCAGACAAAAACATTCAAACACCACCGTCCCAGTCATTCTCTCCACCCACTTACACCGCGAAAAAAGCATCCTAGACTGGGGCGACGCGACACGACACTCGTTCAAGATGCCAGCAGGATATAAGCATGGAGACACCCCCAAGAAGGCCATGGTTCGAGGCACCATCTCGTACCTCGAGTCTCAGGGCCTCCCCGTCAACAAGTCAGCCATCTTCAGGCACTTTGACCTGTCTCGTTCTCAGGGCTATGCCGCGCTGAGTGTCCCCGCGTCCAAGCGCAATGATCCCGAATGGGAGGAGACGCGTGGAAGACCACTCAAG
This Fusarium poae strain DAOMC 252244 chromosome 3, whole genome shotgun sequence DNA region includes the following protein-coding sequences:
- a CDS encoding hypothetical protein (BUSCO:12567at5125), with product MIRTLDINSVLPSPDSPPGMTTSKSSKTSSFQSYDSDDASVMADIGHFEEIGLDDDSVTLKSPSKVDVRPSLPKAHSSRSLVAGKTASKARPPFPTLETNVYTSNPRSTNLSALTEPLSATRPKTLTSPSSASLTFNRRRSPSPASSLNPRDPRDPSFPSKPRRSSWQTARERKSFTDLERECDEDDGDDIPDGMFLDNVPLSPRPMQERTPSRPPSTSPSPNRSKERVRSVGNGTPAVAQASGSLRSPTWKTDTPRSPAQTRAQSWNAALAELNAEAKTLTEKLEEHADEMVEQHIKRPANQRPNTWNASRRSADMYEKKQRVKSTPELPPLRKTNIMIDPLPVSKEKEAVLSRTRPSWLPPKDPAEERRHLKEYQKMMAASAKAEERREASRRAKIEGRDSTADNLMQIWERDVIPRWNEAIRERRTRELWWKGIAPRSRGVIWGRAIGNELGLSETSFKAALARAQEIEARVKDDKGDAEDARRARWFQEIRKDASDNTWPDLRIFDVEGPLHQSLVDVLSAYAMYRSDIGYVRGCNTIAALLLLNLPDVPSAFVALANVLNRPLPLSFYTGDPGAQASAFNLAMQTLSIKSAPLHAHLTKKIPTAELEQSLSGILTAVFTQHLAIDEAARLWDVYVFEGDALLIRATVALLLSREMTLLGAKTAEEVKTILNERNAKVSAARVAGEVGAEDKFMMSVREAGKA